In Excalfactoria chinensis isolate bCotChi1 chromosome 3, bCotChi1.hap2, whole genome shotgun sequence, one DNA window encodes the following:
- the LOC140249770 gene encoding low density lipoprotein receptor adapter protein 1-like isoform X4, whose amino-acid sequence MEALRAAGRAVLRSPRLARHGLGLCRRRKLPESWADMQEPLLEGMCFTLKYLGMTLVEKPKGEDMAAAAIRRIVATARVGARKFQKVILTVSPRGISLQDADTKEMVENISIYRISYCTTDKLQNKVFAYVAQSQESGALECHAFLSPKKKIAQAVTLTVAQAFQMALDLWEAANAGSRQEQPLHPPCVLERSEPSRARASECLLLDFVLPALTQPGSGWGHHCLQRAPGGSLPGHPAGTCSPCSSL is encoded by the exons ATGGAGGCGCTCCGTGCGGCGGGTCGCGCTGTGCTGCGGAGTCCGCGTCTCGCCCGGCACGGCCTGGGGCTCTGCCGGCGGCGCA AGCTTCCCGAGAGCTGGGCTGACATGCAGGAACCGCTGCTTGAGGGGATGTGCTTCACTCTGAAGTATCTAGGCATGACATTGGTAGAGAAACCCAAAGGGGAAGacatggcagctgctgccatccgCCGGATTGTCGCCACG GCACGAGTGGGAGCTCGCAAGTTCCAGAAGGTGATTCTGACAGTGTCTCCAAGGGGCATCTCACTGCAGGACGCTGACACCAAAGAGATGGTTGAGAACATCTCCATCTACAG GATCTCCTACTGCACAACAGACAAGCTGCAGAACAAAGTCTTTGCTTACGTTGCACAGAGCCAGGAGAGTGGGGCTCTGGAGTGCCATGCCTTCCTGTCACCCAAGAAGAAGATT GCCCAGGCTGTGACTCTGACAGTAGCCCAGGCCTTTCAGATGGCACTGGATCTCTGGGAAGCAGCAAACGCAG GCTCTAGGCAGGAACAGCCCCTTCACCCTCCATGCGTCTTGGAGCGCAGTGAGCCCAGCAGAGCAA GAGCCTCTGAATGCTTGCTTCTTGACTTCGTGCTTCCAGCATTGACCCAGCCTGGCAGTGGTTGGGGCCATCATTGCTTGCAGCGTGCTCCAGGTGGTTCTCTGCCTGGCCATCCAGCTGGGACATGCTCACCCTGCTCCAGTCTCTAG
- the LOC140249770 gene encoding low density lipoprotein receptor adapter protein 1-like isoform X3: MEALRAAGRAVLRSPRLARHGLGLCRRRKLPESWADMQEPLLEGMCFTLKYLGMTLVEKPKGEDMAAAAIRRIVATARVGARKFQKVILTVSPRGISLQDADTKEMVENISIYRISYCTTDKLQNKVFAYVAQSQESGALECHAFLSPKKKIAQAVTLTVAQAFQMALDLWEAANAGSRQEQPLHPPCVLERSEPSRASEPAPPGSPPFRHQFGEEEEEEEDENLDETLSGCMEELGRGTHGPTELAPPVPRTSSSTAQLPLSWPRLGQPPGSRKEPGGAGGPPTAGPGTDCPRNPLS; this comes from the exons ATGGAGGCGCTCCGTGCGGCGGGTCGCGCTGTGCTGCGGAGTCCGCGTCTCGCCCGGCACGGCCTGGGGCTCTGCCGGCGGCGCA AGCTTCCCGAGAGCTGGGCTGACATGCAGGAACCGCTGCTTGAGGGGATGTGCTTCACTCTGAAGTATCTAGGCATGACATTGGTAGAGAAACCCAAAGGGGAAGacatggcagctgctgccatccgCCGGATTGTCGCCACG GCACGAGTGGGAGCTCGCAAGTTCCAGAAGGTGATTCTGACAGTGTCTCCAAGGGGCATCTCACTGCAGGACGCTGACACCAAAGAGATGGTTGAGAACATCTCCATCTACAG GATCTCCTACTGCACAACAGACAAGCTGCAGAACAAAGTCTTTGCTTACGTTGCACAGAGCCAGGAGAGTGGGGCTCTGGAGTGCCATGCCTTCCTGTCACCCAAGAAGAAGATT GCCCAGGCTGTGACTCTGACAGTAGCCCAGGCCTTTCAGATGGCACTGGATCTCTGGGAAGCAGCAAACGCAG GCTCTAGGCAGGAACAGCCCCTTCACCCTCCATGCGTCTTGGAGCGCAGTGAGCCCAGCAGAGCAAGTGAGCCAGCTCCCCCGGGGAGCCCTCCCTTCAGACACCAGTTTGGG gaggaggaagaggaggaggaagatgaaaacCTCGATGAAACTTTATCTGG CTGCATGGAGGAGCTGGGGAGGGGAACCCATGGACCAACAG AGTTGGCACCTCCTGTGCCCAGAACGAGCTCATctactgcacagctgccactgAGCTGGCCCCGCCTGGGGCAGCCCCCAGGCAGCCGAAAGgagccaggaggagctggaggcccCCCCACAGCTGGCCCTGGGACTGATTGCCCCAGGAATCCCCTGAGCTGA
- the LOC140249770 gene encoding low density lipoprotein receptor adapter protein 1-like isoform X1, with protein MEALRAAGRAVLRSPRLARHGLGLCRRRKLPESWADMQEPLLEGMCFTLKYLGMTLVEKPKGEDMAAAAIRRIVATARVGARKFQKVILTVSPRGISLQDADTKEMVENISIYRISYCTTDKLQNKVFAYVAQSQESGALECHAFLSPKKKIAQAVTLTVAQAFQMALDLWEAANAGSRQEQPLHPPCVLERSEPSRASEPAPPGSPPFRHQFGEEEEEEEDENLDETLSGRCLLGDDGCSVLFQSCMEELGRGTHGPTELAPPVPRTSSSTAQLPLSWPRLGQPPGSRKEPGGAGGPPTAGPGTDCPRNPLS; from the exons ATGGAGGCGCTCCGTGCGGCGGGTCGCGCTGTGCTGCGGAGTCCGCGTCTCGCCCGGCACGGCCTGGGGCTCTGCCGGCGGCGCA AGCTTCCCGAGAGCTGGGCTGACATGCAGGAACCGCTGCTTGAGGGGATGTGCTTCACTCTGAAGTATCTAGGCATGACATTGGTAGAGAAACCCAAAGGGGAAGacatggcagctgctgccatccgCCGGATTGTCGCCACG GCACGAGTGGGAGCTCGCAAGTTCCAGAAGGTGATTCTGACAGTGTCTCCAAGGGGCATCTCACTGCAGGACGCTGACACCAAAGAGATGGTTGAGAACATCTCCATCTACAG GATCTCCTACTGCACAACAGACAAGCTGCAGAACAAAGTCTTTGCTTACGTTGCACAGAGCCAGGAGAGTGGGGCTCTGGAGTGCCATGCCTTCCTGTCACCCAAGAAGAAGATT GCCCAGGCTGTGACTCTGACAGTAGCCCAGGCCTTTCAGATGGCACTGGATCTCTGGGAAGCAGCAAACGCAG GCTCTAGGCAGGAACAGCCCCTTCACCCTCCATGCGTCTTGGAGCGCAGTGAGCCCAGCAGAGCAAGTGAGCCAGCTCCCCCGGGGAGCCCTCCCTTCAGACACCAGTTTGGG gaggaggaagaggaggaggaagatgaaaacCTCGATGAAACTTTATCTGG CAGGTGCTTGCTTGGAGATGATGGGTGCTCTGTTCTCTTCCAAAGCTGCATGGAGGAGCTGGGGAGGGGAACCCATGGACCAACAG AGTTGGCACCTCCTGTGCCCAGAACGAGCTCATctactgcacagctgccactgAGCTGGCCCCGCCTGGGGCAGCCCCCAGGCAGCCGAAAGgagccaggaggagctggaggcccCCCCACAGCTGGCCCTGGGACTGATTGCCCCAGGAATCCCCTGAGCTGA
- the LOC140249770 gene encoding low density lipoprotein receptor adapter protein 1-like isoform X2, producing MEALRAAGRAVLRSPRLARHGLGLCRRRKLPESWADMQEPLLEGMCFTLKYLGMTLVEKPKGEDMAAAAIRRIVATARVGARKFQKVILTVSPRGISLQDADTKEMVENISIYRISYCTTDKLQNKVFAYVAQSQESGALECHAFLSPKKKIAQAVTLTVAQAFQMALDLWEAANAGSRQEQPLHPPCVLERSEPSRASEPAPPGSPPFRHQFGEEEEEEEDENLDETLSGCLLGDDGCSVLFQSCMEELGRGTHGPTELAPPVPRTSSSTAQLPLSWPRLGQPPGSRKEPGGAGGPPTAGPGTDCPRNPLS from the exons ATGGAGGCGCTCCGTGCGGCGGGTCGCGCTGTGCTGCGGAGTCCGCGTCTCGCCCGGCACGGCCTGGGGCTCTGCCGGCGGCGCA AGCTTCCCGAGAGCTGGGCTGACATGCAGGAACCGCTGCTTGAGGGGATGTGCTTCACTCTGAAGTATCTAGGCATGACATTGGTAGAGAAACCCAAAGGGGAAGacatggcagctgctgccatccgCCGGATTGTCGCCACG GCACGAGTGGGAGCTCGCAAGTTCCAGAAGGTGATTCTGACAGTGTCTCCAAGGGGCATCTCACTGCAGGACGCTGACACCAAAGAGATGGTTGAGAACATCTCCATCTACAG GATCTCCTACTGCACAACAGACAAGCTGCAGAACAAAGTCTTTGCTTACGTTGCACAGAGCCAGGAGAGTGGGGCTCTGGAGTGCCATGCCTTCCTGTCACCCAAGAAGAAGATT GCCCAGGCTGTGACTCTGACAGTAGCCCAGGCCTTTCAGATGGCACTGGATCTCTGGGAAGCAGCAAACGCAG GCTCTAGGCAGGAACAGCCCCTTCACCCTCCATGCGTCTTGGAGCGCAGTGAGCCCAGCAGAGCAAGTGAGCCAGCTCCCCCGGGGAGCCCTCCCTTCAGACACCAGTTTGGG gaggaggaagaggaggaggaagatgaaaacCTCGATGAAACTTTATCTGG GTGCTTGCTTGGAGATGATGGGTGCTCTGTTCTCTTCCAAAGCTGCATGGAGGAGCTGGGGAGGGGAACCCATGGACCAACAG AGTTGGCACCTCCTGTGCCCAGAACGAGCTCATctactgcacagctgccactgAGCTGGCCCCGCCTGGGGCAGCCCCCAGGCAGCCGAAAGgagccaggaggagctggaggcccCCCCACAGCTGGCCCTGGGACTGATTGCCCCAGGAATCCCCTGAGCTGA